In the genome of Aureimonas sp. OT7, one region contains:
- a CDS encoding tyrosine-type recombinase/integrase has product MHLYFTDLDTISRPLFLDDLAVSLAPGALDAVERTGLIHGMPFILMDDGSYDLALNRFFRACPAMGARSPNTWRSYARDILVWARFLVERRGGKTVWQAGRDDVLAFHRARRLSAAPYRISAASWNRSVAALDKLYRWAVEEGIIAISPFSYGATLRRAGGSRAVLAVTTNRARERAARRHDTRYIDLGRYLLFREVGLRGRLPDGSEDATWRGRNGERNALFAELLVTTGLRLTEAGSLLLSELPRLTDPESRSVPFDLPGPIAKGGRPRRIRVPRRVLRLIGDYVDLERTVSAARSEPSVSDPLWLMLEDGKATDAAGKRVRLDRLTLGERRRVLVGTPGQAQHALLWLTEGGKPVPSATWEAAFRRACTRCRRFGIEVEVTPHTLRHTFAVNMLSMLIREQIGSVFDPQDQHGAAYRRILGDPLQKLQHLLGHASITSTYIYLDSLAEAQELVEAAADRWAEDTAGGAA; this is encoded by the coding sequence GTGCATTTGTATTTTACCGATCTTGACACTATTTCGCGTCCGCTTTTCCTTGATGACCTTGCAGTGAGCCTCGCGCCCGGTGCGCTCGACGCGGTCGAGCGCACCGGGCTGATTCACGGCATGCCGTTCATCCTGATGGATGACGGCAGCTACGATCTCGCTCTCAACCGGTTCTTTCGTGCCTGTCCTGCTATGGGAGCGCGATCGCCGAACACGTGGCGCTCCTACGCCCGCGACATTCTCGTCTGGGCGCGCTTTCTTGTCGAACGGCGCGGCGGCAAGACGGTCTGGCAGGCCGGCCGCGACGATGTCCTGGCCTTTCACCGGGCGCGTCGGCTGTCGGCAGCTCCCTACCGCATCTCGGCTGCGAGCTGGAACCGGAGCGTTGCCGCGCTCGACAAGCTCTATCGCTGGGCTGTCGAGGAAGGAATCATTGCGATCTCGCCCTTCAGCTACGGCGCCACCCTTCGCAGGGCCGGCGGTAGCCGCGCAGTGCTCGCTGTGACGACGAACCGTGCCCGCGAGCGCGCCGCGCGGCGCCACGATACCCGTTACATCGATCTTGGCCGCTACCTGCTGTTCCGCGAGGTGGGATTGCGCGGCCGGCTTCCCGACGGCTCGGAGGACGCGACGTGGCGCGGCCGCAACGGCGAGCGCAATGCGTTGTTTGCCGAGCTTCTCGTCACGACCGGCCTGCGGCTGACAGAGGCCGGCAGTCTGCTGCTGAGTGAGCTGCCGCGCCTGACCGATCCCGAATCGCGCTCGGTGCCGTTCGATCTCCCCGGTCCGATCGCCAAGGGCGGACGACCACGGCGCATCCGCGTTCCCCGCCGGGTACTGAGATTGATCGGCGACTATGTCGATCTCGAGCGCACGGTCTCTGCCGCGCGCTCAGAGCCTTCGGTGTCCGATCCGCTCTGGCTGATGCTGGAGGACGGGAAGGCAACAGACGCGGCGGGCAAGCGTGTCCGGCTCGACCGTCTGACGCTGGGCGAACGCCGCCGCGTGCTGGTCGGCACGCCCGGCCAGGCGCAGCATGCCTTGCTCTGGCTGACTGAAGGCGGCAAGCCCGTGCCCTCGGCGACTTGGGAAGCTGCCTTTCGGCGGGCCTGCACCCGCTGCCGCCGTTTCGGCATCGAGGTCGAGGTGACGCCACACACGCTGCGGCACACCTTCGCCGTCAACATGCTCTCCATGCTGATCCGCGAGCAGATCGGATCCGTGTTCGATCCGCAGGACCAGCACGGCGCAGCCTATCGGCGGATTCTCGGCGATCCTCTGCAGAAGCTCCAGCACCTGCTGGGGCATGCGAGTATCACCAGCACCTACATCTATCTCGACAGCCTCGCCGAGGCGCAGGAGCTGGTCGAGGCCGCCGCGGATCGCTGGGCCGAAGACACGGCTGGCGGCGCGGCATGA
- a CDS encoding IS1182 family transposase, with amino-acid sequence MSFIEGIARDQANLLPPCVDDYVGPDALVRVVDAFVDSLDMIELGFTRAIAASTGRPGYHPSDMLRLYIWGYLNQARSSRHLERSCKRDLEAMWLMRQLAPDYRTIAAFRHDYPDAIVAASAAFVLFCREQNLVGGRSVALDGTKMRAVASPKNIAGAERLARDIAHTEKEIAYYLDRLDIIDETVARGFDDQPLHREGFKSAIASLQRRKDRLARRQQELDRRVEKVLVFGEPEAKPMGYAHAPKLPSYNLQSVVDVASGLIVHHDVYNDANDSHLLHPMSVAAKAVLEVDQLQVLTDGGYSNAEEVARCERENIEVAAPIKRGAMNSEHFRPVQFLYDEDSDTVRCPGGQTLRPSGIHTRNRAMRYRTSACATCALKPRCTPGAQRTIHRLVDQGALDRMEARIHANPSLMTIRRCTVEHPFGTIKRMSGGGRFLTRGLRAVKAEAALSILAFNILHAANTFGTRVVTPS; translated from the coding sequence ATGAGCTTCATTGAGGGAATAGCGCGAGATCAGGCCAATCTGCTTCCCCCATGTGTCGATGACTATGTTGGGCCTGACGCGCTCGTCCGCGTCGTCGATGCTTTCGTCGACAGTCTGGATATGATTGAGCTTGGCTTCACACGCGCCATTGCGGCCTCGACCGGACGACCAGGCTATCATCCCAGCGACATGCTCCGGCTGTATATCTGGGGCTACCTCAATCAAGCCCGTTCATCGCGACATCTGGAGCGCTCCTGCAAGCGCGACCTTGAAGCAATGTGGCTGATGCGGCAACTCGCGCCGGACTATCGGACCATTGCCGCCTTCCGGCACGACTATCCCGACGCGATCGTCGCCGCCAGCGCCGCGTTCGTGCTGTTCTGTCGCGAGCAGAATTTGGTAGGCGGCCGGTCGGTCGCACTCGACGGCACCAAGATGCGAGCGGTCGCCAGTCCAAAGAACATCGCCGGGGCGGAGCGGCTCGCGCGCGATATCGCGCATACCGAAAAAGAGATCGCCTATTATCTCGACCGCCTGGACATAATCGACGAGACCGTCGCGCGGGGCTTTGATGATCAACCACTGCACCGCGAAGGCTTCAAGTCCGCCATTGCCTCCCTGCAGCGTCGGAAGGACCGGCTGGCCAGGCGACAGCAGGAACTCGATCGACGGGTCGAGAAGGTGCTCGTGTTTGGCGAGCCGGAGGCCAAACCGATGGGATATGCCCACGCGCCGAAGCTTCCCTCGTACAATCTGCAAAGCGTCGTCGATGTTGCGAGTGGTCTGATCGTCCACCATGACGTCTACAATGACGCGAACGACAGCCACCTTCTTCATCCGATGTCAGTCGCGGCTAAGGCCGTGCTGGAGGTAGATCAGCTCCAGGTGTTGACCGACGGCGGCTACTCAAACGCCGAAGAAGTCGCCCGTTGCGAACGCGAGAACATTGAGGTCGCTGCGCCGATCAAGCGCGGCGCGATGAATTCCGAACATTTTCGACCGGTACAGTTCCTCTACGACGAGGACAGCGACACGGTCCGTTGCCCCGGCGGGCAAACTCTACGCCCGTCCGGAATCCATACTCGCAATCGGGCGATGCGCTACCGTACCTCGGCCTGCGCGACCTGTGCGTTGAAGCCGAGATGCACGCCGGGAGCCCAGCGCACAATTCACCGGCTTGTCGATCAAGGTGCCCTCGATCGCATGGAGGCCCGAATCCATGCCAATCCCAGCTTGATGACGATCAGGCGATGCACGGTCGAGCATCCATTCGGCACCATAAAGCGAATGTCGGGTGGCGGAAGGTTCCTAACTAGAGGACTTAGGGCGGTAAAGGCGGAGGCGGCGCTGTCGATCCTAGCCTTCAACATCCTACACGCCGCGAACACATTCGGAACGAGGGTTGTTACCCCGAGCTGA
- a CDS encoding transglutaminase family protein, which produces MLIRYGYEITLTCQQPTALVCLLSVHEDRAADIRVPETTFTTPDVHVSTYRDLFGNKCRRLVAPAGDLTMWGDATIEDDGRPDGIVPGARELPVPDLPDDCLVYLMGSRYCETDRLSQTAWDLFGKMPPGWSRVQAICDFVHNHIRFDYMQARSTRTAFEAFHERVGVCRDFAHLAVTFCRCLNIPARYINGHLGDIGVPVVDPMDFSAWIEVFLDGEWYTFDPRNNVPRIGRIVVARGRDAADIPLVNSFGPHVLKAFRVWTYEVSGLQQAQEHRE; this is translated from the coding sequence ATGCTGATCCGCTACGGGTATGAGATCACACTGACCTGCCAGCAGCCGACAGCCTTGGTGTGTCTGCTGTCGGTGCACGAGGATCGCGCGGCTGACATACGGGTGCCGGAGACGACGTTCACCACACCCGATGTGCACGTATCGACCTACCGCGATCTCTTCGGCAACAAATGCCGGCGGCTGGTCGCGCCTGCGGGCGACCTGACGATGTGGGGTGATGCCACGATCGAGGACGACGGCAGGCCGGACGGGATTGTGCCGGGTGCCCGGGAACTGCCGGTGCCGGACTTGCCGGACGATTGCCTCGTCTACCTCATGGGCAGCCGCTACTGCGAAACCGACCGTCTCAGCCAGACCGCTTGGGACCTGTTCGGCAAGATGCCGCCCGGTTGGAGCCGGGTGCAGGCGATCTGCGATTTCGTCCACAACCACATCCGCTTCGACTACATGCAGGCTCGATCTACGCGGACGGCTTTCGAGGCGTTCCATGAGCGCGTTGGCGTTTGTCGCGATTTCGCGCATCTTGCGGTCACGTTCTGCCGATGCCTCAACATCCCCGCTCGCTATATCAACGGCCATCTCGGTGACATCGGCGTGCCGGTCGTCGATCCGATGGATTTCAGCGCCTGGATCGAAGTGTTCCTCGATGGCGAATGGTACACCTTCGATCCGCGCAACAACGTCCCGCGGATCGGCAGGATCGTGGTGGCGCGCGGCCGCGACGCAGCCGACATACCGCTCGTCAACTCCTTCGGCCCGCATGTTCTGAAGGCGTTCCGAGTATGGACTTACGAGGTATCGGGCTTGCAACAGGCGCAAGAGCATCGCGAGTAA
- a CDS encoding DUF1488 domain-containing protein, whose amino-acid sequence MTLEFLNPSRSFDEVRNAIRFIGHDGMFEVPFFVEVEALARSPAELRSTEVSEEMYLSTFDATRSSIHDVAREAYSHRRQTSYTLTAADFR is encoded by the coding sequence ATGACCCTTGAATTCCTGAACCCCAGCCGCAGCTTCGACGAAGTGCGCAACGCCATTCGCTTTATCGGGCACGACGGCATGTTCGAAGTGCCGTTCTTTGTCGAAGTGGAAGCGCTCGCCAGGTCCCCTGCTGAATTGCGCAGCACTGAGGTGTCGGAAGAGATGTATCTCTCGACCTTCGATGCGACGCGCAGTTCGATCCACGATGTCGCCCGCGAGGCCTACTCGCATCGTCGCCAAACCTCCTATACGCTGACCGCTGCCGATTTCCGGTAA
- a CDS encoding co-chaperone GroES produces MKFRPLHDRVVIRRAEGDLKSKGGIIIPDTAKEKPQEGEVIAVGPGSRDEAGKLVPLDVKAGDLILFGKWSGTEVKLDGEDLLIMKESDIMGIVEKTTAAASKAA; encoded by the coding sequence ATGAAATTCCGGCCCCTCCACGACCGCGTCGTCATCCGACGGGCGGAAGGCGATCTCAAATCCAAAGGCGGGATCATCATTCCCGATACCGCGAAGGAAAAGCCGCAGGAAGGCGAGGTGATCGCCGTCGGCCCGGGTTCGCGCGACGAAGCCGGCAAGCTGGTTCCACTCGACGTCAAGGCGGGCGACCTCATCCTGTTCGGCAAATGGTCCGGCACCGAGGTCAAGCTCGACGGCGAGGATCTCCTGATCATGAAGGAATCCGACATCATGGGCATCGTCGAGAAGACAACGGCGGCCGCCAGCAAAGCCGCCTGA
- the groL gene encoding chaperonin GroEL (60 kDa chaperone family; promotes refolding of misfolded polypeptides especially under stressful conditions; forms two stacked rings of heptamers to form a barrel-shaped 14mer; ends can be capped by GroES; misfolded proteins enter the barrel where they are refolded when GroES binds) has product MSAKEIKFAGEARDRMLRGVELLNNAVKVTLGPKGRNVVIDKAYGAPRITKDGVTVAREIELEDKFENMGAQMVREVASKTNDLAGDGTTTATVLAASILREGAKLVAAGMNPMDLKRGIDIGVAAVVKEIQARARKVKSSAEIAQVGTIAANGDGTIGGMIASAMDKVGNEGVITVEEARTAETELDVVEGMQFDRGYLSPYFVTNAEKMRVELDDPYILIHEKKLGNLQAMLPILEAVVQSGKPLLIISEDVEGEALATLVVNKLRGGLKVAAVKAPGFGDRRKAMLEDIAVLTAGQVISDDLGIKLENVTLDMLGSAKRVVVDKDTTTIIDGSGDKAGIAARIAQIKAQIEETTSDYDKEKLQERLAKLAGGVAVIRVGGATETEVKEKKDRIDDALNATRAAVEEGIVPGGGVALLRVRTVLASLTGANADITAGISIVRRALEAPVRQIAENAGVEGSIVVSKLTDSKDHNQGFDAQTETYVDMIEAGIVDPAKVVRTALQNAGSIAALLITAEAMIADIRAKESTPSAGNGGMGGMGY; this is encoded by the coding sequence ATGTCTGCCAAGGAAATCAAATTCGCCGGCGAAGCCCGCGACCGCATGCTGCGCGGCGTCGAACTGCTGAACAACGCCGTCAAGGTGACGCTCGGGCCAAAGGGACGCAACGTCGTCATCGACAAGGCCTATGGCGCGCCGCGCATCACCAAGGACGGCGTCACCGTCGCCAGGGAGATCGAACTCGAAGACAAGTTCGAGAACATGGGCGCGCAGATGGTGCGCGAGGTGGCCTCCAAGACCAACGACCTCGCCGGCGACGGAACCACGACGGCGACGGTGCTCGCGGCCTCCATCCTGCGCGAGGGCGCCAAGCTGGTCGCCGCCGGGATGAACCCGATGGACCTGAAGCGCGGCATCGACATTGGCGTCGCGGCCGTCGTCAAGGAAATCCAGGCGCGGGCCAGGAAGGTCAAGTCGTCGGCTGAGATCGCGCAGGTCGGCACGATCGCCGCCAATGGCGATGGCACCATCGGCGGGATGATTGCGAGTGCGATGGACAAGGTCGGCAACGAGGGTGTGATCACCGTCGAGGAAGCCAGGACCGCCGAAACCGAGCTCGACGTGGTCGAAGGCATGCAGTTCGATCGCGGCTACCTCTCTCCATACTTCGTCACCAACGCCGAAAAGATGCGCGTGGAACTGGATGACCCCTACATCCTCATCCACGAGAAGAAGCTCGGTAATCTTCAAGCCATGCTGCCGATCCTGGAGGCGGTGGTGCAAAGCGGCAAGCCGCTGCTGATCATCTCCGAGGACGTCGAGGGCGAGGCGCTCGCCACGCTGGTCGTCAACAAGTTGCGCGGCGGCCTGAAGGTCGCGGCCGTGAAAGCTCCGGGCTTTGGCGACCGCCGCAAGGCCATGCTCGAGGACATCGCCGTGCTGACCGCCGGCCAGGTGATCTCCGACGATCTCGGCATCAAGCTGGAAAATGTCACGCTCGACATGCTCGGCAGCGCCAAGCGTGTTGTCGTAGACAAGGACACGACAACGATCATCGACGGTTCCGGCGACAAGGCCGGCATCGCCGCTCGTATTGCCCAGATCAAGGCGCAGATCGAGGAAACGACCTCGGACTACGACAAGGAGAAGCTCCAGGAGCGGCTGGCCAAACTCGCCGGAGGCGTCGCGGTGATCCGCGTCGGCGGCGCGACCGAGACCGAGGTCAAGGAGAAGAAAGACCGCATCGACGATGCGCTCAACGCCACCCGAGCTGCGGTCGAGGAAGGCATCGTGCCCGGCGGCGGTGTGGCGCTGCTGCGCGTCAGGACCGTGCTGGCCTCTCTGACAGGCGCCAACGCCGATATAACCGCAGGCATTTCGATCGTGCGTCGGGCGCTCGAAGCGCCGGTCCGGCAGATCGCCGAGAATGCCGGCGTCGAAGGCTCGATCGTGGTCAGCAAGCTCACGGACAGCAAGGACCACAACCAGGGCTTCGACGCCCAGACCGAAACCTATGTCGACATGATCGAGGCCGGTATCGTCGACCCCGCCAAGGTCGTCAGAACCGCCCTGCAGAACGCCGGCTCGATCGCAGCGCTCCTGATCACCGCCGAGGCGATGATCGCCGACATTCGCGCGAAGGAATCCACCCCGTCGGCCGGCAACGGCGGCATGGGCGGAATGGGATACTGA
- a CDS encoding error-prone DNA polymerase — MSAPAYAELQVTSNFSFLRGASAAEELLAAAAAMGIEAMAVTDRNTLAGIVRAHEAAKEAGVRLIVGCRLDLVCGMSALVYPTDRAAWSRLCRLLSLGKGRAGKARCHLEWDDLTAYGEGLIAVLVPDLADETCGLRLRRLRDSFGDRAYLGLTLRRRPNDQMRLWELSTLAARIGVPTVVTNDVLFHEPGRRILQDVVTAIRHNVTVDALGARRERHADRYLKPPAEMHRLFARWPEALARTREIADRCRFSLDELRYQYPEERDDQALTPQETLERLTWEGAAHRYPEGVPEEVTAALEHELALIGKLDYAPYFLTVNSIVRFARSRGILCQGRGSAANSAVCYVLGITAIDPGRNDLLFERFVSEERREPPDIDVDFEHERREEVIQWVYEHYGRERAALTATVIRYRSKGALRDVGKALGLPEDLIQTLSGQLWGGSEAGVTEQQLRDLNLNPEDRRLRLTLELAAQLRGAPRHLSQHPGGFVLTHDRLDDLVPIEPAAMEGRQIIEWDKDDIDALRFMKVDVLALGMLSCMRRGLDLLAEHKDIHLDLASIPAEDPRTYAMIRKADTLGTFQIESRAQMSMLPRLKPRTYYDLVVQVAIVRPGPIQGDMVHPYLRRREGLEEVDYPRPELEKVLGKTLGVPLFQEQAMRVAIECAGFTAGEADLLRKSMATFKHTGGVSKFRDRLISGMIARGYEEPFAARTFQQLEGFGSYGFPESHAASFALIAYASAWLKCWHPDVFCAALLNAQPMGFYAPAQIVRDAREHGVEVRPVCINASRWDCTLEPTGDESRLAVRLGLRMVKGLANAHAAAIVAARGDENFTSIADLWRRAGVPVAALDQIAAADGFRPAFGLARREAQWAIKGLRDEELPLFAAASDREGRTVPELDEPAIALRAMPAGREVVEDYGHIGLSLRRHPVSFLREDLAKRRIVSCAEAMAARDRRWLEAAGIVLVRQRPGSANGVMFVTLEDETGIANLVVWQKVFERYRRVILSSSMIAVRGRVQREGEVVHLVAHRIVDLSRDLASVGQREAAAAEKQGPVAGGIRVKARDFR; from the coding sequence ATGAGCGCGCCCGCCTACGCCGAATTGCAGGTGACGTCGAATTTCTCCTTCCTGCGCGGAGCCTCCGCGGCCGAGGAGCTGCTCGCTGCCGCCGCGGCGATGGGGATCGAGGCCATGGCCGTGACCGATCGCAACACGCTGGCCGGTATCGTGCGCGCCCATGAGGCGGCGAAGGAGGCGGGCGTGCGGCTGATCGTCGGCTGCCGCCTCGATCTCGTCTGCGGCATGTCGGCGCTGGTCTATCCGACCGACCGGGCGGCCTGGTCGCGGCTCTGCCGACTCCTGTCGCTGGGCAAGGGGCGGGCGGGCAAGGCGCGCTGTCATCTCGAATGGGACGATCTCACCGCCTATGGCGAAGGGCTGATCGCGGTCCTCGTGCCGGACCTTGCCGACGAGACCTGCGGTTTGCGCCTGAGGCGCCTGCGCGACTCTTTCGGCGATCGCGCCTATCTCGGCCTGACGCTGCGGCGGCGGCCCAATGACCAGATGCGCCTCTGGGAGCTGTCGACGCTCGCCGCGCGGATCGGCGTGCCCACCGTGGTGACCAATGACGTGCTCTTCCACGAACCCGGCCGCCGCATCCTGCAGGATGTCGTCACCGCGATCCGCCACAATGTCACCGTCGATGCGCTCGGCGCCCGGCGCGAGCGCCATGCCGACCGCTATCTGAAGCCGCCCGCCGAAATGCACCGGCTCTTCGCGCGCTGGCCCGAGGCTTTGGCCCGGACGCGTGAGATCGCGGATCGCTGCCGCTTCTCGCTCGACGAGCTGCGCTATCAATATCCCGAAGAGCGCGACGACCAGGCGCTGACCCCGCAGGAAACCCTGGAGCGGCTGACCTGGGAGGGCGCCGCACACCGCTATCCCGAGGGCGTGCCCGAGGAGGTGACCGCCGCGCTGGAGCATGAGCTGGCCCTGATCGGCAAGCTCGATTACGCGCCCTACTTCCTCACGGTGAACAGCATCGTCCGCTTCGCCCGGTCGCGCGGCATCCTCTGCCAGGGGCGCGGATCGGCGGCGAACTCGGCCGTCTGCTATGTGCTCGGCATCACCGCGATCGATCCCGGCCGCAACGATCTCCTGTTCGAGCGCTTCGTCTCCGAGGAGCGCCGCGAGCCGCCCGATATCGACGTGGATTTCGAGCATGAGCGGCGCGAGGAGGTGATCCAGTGGGTCTATGAGCATTACGGCCGCGAGCGCGCCGCTCTGACCGCCACCGTCATCCGCTATCGCTCCAAGGGCGCGCTGCGGGACGTGGGCAAGGCCCTGGGGCTTCCCGAAGACCTGATCCAGACGCTGTCCGGCCAGCTCTGGGGCGGGTCCGAGGCTGGTGTCACCGAGCAGCAGCTCCGCGATCTCAACCTCAATCCGGAGGATCGCCGGTTGCGCCTGACGCTCGAACTGGCCGCCCAGCTTCGCGGCGCGCCGCGGCATCTGTCGCAGCATCCGGGCGGTTTCGTGCTGACCCATGACCGGCTCGACGATCTCGTGCCCATCGAGCCCGCGGCGATGGAGGGGCGCCAGATCATCGAATGGGACAAGGACGATATCGACGCGCTGCGCTTCATGAAGGTCGATGTCCTGGCGCTCGGCATGCTGAGTTGCATGCGCCGGGGGCTGGACCTGTTGGCCGAGCACAAGGATATCCACCTCGATCTGGCGTCGATCCCGGCCGAGGATCCGCGCACCTATGCGATGATCCGCAAAGCCGATACGCTCGGCACCTTCCAGATCGAGAGCCGGGCGCAGATGTCGATGCTGCCGCGCTTGAAACCCCGGACCTATTACGACCTGGTGGTGCAGGTCGCGATCGTGCGGCCGGGGCCGATCCAGGGCGATATGGTTCATCCCTATCTGCGCCGGCGCGAGGGCCTGGAAGAGGTCGATTATCCCCGGCCCGAGCTGGAGAAGGTGCTGGGAAAGACGCTCGGCGTGCCGCTGTTCCAGGAACAGGCGATGCGCGTCGCCATCGAATGCGCGGGCTTTACCGCGGGCGAGGCCGATCTCCTGCGCAAGAGCATGGCGACCTTCAAACATACCGGCGGCGTCTCGAAGTTCCGCGACCGGCTGATCTCGGGGATGATCGCGCGCGGCTATGAGGAGCCGTTCGCGGCCCGGACCTTCCAGCAGCTCGAAGGCTTCGGCTCCTATGGTTTTCCCGAAAGCCATGCGGCGAGCTTCGCGCTGATCGCTTATGCCTCGGCCTGGCTCAAATGCTGGCACCCGGATGTCTTCTGCGCCGCGCTCCTCAACGCCCAGCCCATGGGCTTTTATGCGCCGGCCCAGATCGTGCGCGACGCCCGCGAGCATGGGGTGGAGGTCCGCCCGGTCTGCATCAATGCCTCCCGCTGGGATTGCACGCTGGAGCCGACCGGCGACGAAAGCCGTCTCGCGGTCCGTCTTGGACTGCGAATGGTCAAGGGCCTCGCCAATGCCCATGCCGCCGCCATCGTGGCGGCGCGGGGCGATGAGAATTTCACCTCGATCGCCGATCTCTGGCGGCGGGCCGGCGTTCCCGTCGCGGCGCTCGATCAGATCGCCGCGGCCGATGGATTCCGTCCGGCTTTCGGCCTCGCCCGGCGCGAGGCGCAATGGGCCATCAAGGGGCTGCGCGACGAGGAACTGCCGCTCTTCGCCGCCGCCTCGGACCGTGAGGGGCGGACCGTTCCGGAACTCGACGAGCCTGCGATCGCGCTGAGAGCGATGCCCGCCGGTCGCGAGGTGGTCGAGGATTACGGGCATATCGGCCTGTCGCTGCGCCGCCATCCGGTCTCCTTCCTGCGCGAGGACCTGGCGAAGCGCCGGATCGTCAGCTGCGCCGAGGCGATGGCGGCGCGCGACCGGCGCTGGCTGGAGGCGGCAGGGATCGTCCTGGTGCGCCAACGCCCCGGCTCGGCTAATGGCGTCATGTTCGTCACGCTCGAGGACGAGACCGGCATCGCCAATCTCGTCGTGTGGCAAAAGGTCTTCGAGCGCTATCGGCGGGTCATTCTCTCATCGAGCATGATCGCCGTGAGGGGCCGCGTTCAGCGCGAGGGCGAGGTCGTGCATCTTGTCGCCCATCGGATCGTCGATCTGTCGCGGGATCTGGCGAGTGTCGGGCAGCGCGAGGCGGCTGCGGCCGAGAAGCAGGGGCCGGTGGCCGGCGGCATCAGGGTGAAGGCGCGGGATTTCCGGTAA